A region from the Bombyx mori chromosome 15, ASM3026992v2 genome encodes:
- the LOC134200261 gene encoding uncharacterized protein LOC134200261: MMAHFKTKLPQEGTTLGGESLRASTSVEACCPAYSGGGKACHGEGGCATGSGKPVEPRCDSAGSTRSALVSEGEAAGPKGTTAKKMRRKRKSWRASSREGVGEPASSSGADAPPEKVLVISDAASAAEEMPPPRGRPARKRGAPSPAPSSVSMSVASLDGQTTEEEESGLQDPAMVIDRAMKTVKSYAANGTKTKVAGRKLREVVSQVSKVLPSVASANDRVVQLMAENSRLRAQLQARQRPDDGAATSWVAGAPRSSRLPALTGDQWPVLPPPRAAQERPRLPSPRSRETTAAERQQALAGPRMLAPPEPKAFSLDEVINRTVQAVVEKLGGRLAALEARVTASADVRQPAVSGALATRSAPVRAPATRSGPGRDRTKQGGGANAKPPSQAPQFRPLPPPPSNMDEGWNVVARRGAKKASLGAPQMGRALVAMVAQAAPQQGRAPVAVKKKKKTKKGKKSPRAPRSAAVVITLLPAAEAKGMTYNNVMARAREAINLDEIGAEEGLRSRQTANGAKLLECPGADSPGIAERLAAKLRMVLPEEEVRVHRPVKMAELRVTGLDDCTTRDEVRAAIATQGNCAPENVTVETAASLAAPPPGGPSGNPGRLRVGWMAAHVH; the protein is encoded by the exons ATGATGGCacactttaaaacaaaattaccccaggagggtaccaccctaggtggagaatccctccgtgcttccacctcggtggaagcatgctgccccgcgtattctggggggggcaaagcatgccacggtgaagggggctgtgcgacgggcagcggaaaacccgtcgaaccgaggtgtgacagcgctggctcgacgcgctctgcgctcgtcagcgaagGCGAGGCGGCTGGTCCGAAAGGGACAACCGCCAAGAAGATGaggcggaagaggaagtctTGGCGAGCTTCCTCTCGTGAGGGGGTAGGGGAGCCAGCGTCATCCTCTGGCGCAGATGCCCCGCCGGAAAAGGTGTTGGTAATCTCCGATGCAGCCTCtgctgcggaggagatgccgccccctagaGGGAGACCCGCCCGGAAAAGGGGCGCGCCGTCACCGGCGCCATCATCAGTCTCAATGTCTGTCGCCTCGTTGGATGGGCAGACGACAGAGGAGGAAGAGAGCGGCCTTCAGGATCCTGCCATGGTCATagacagggccatgaagaccgtgaAATCATACGCGGCCAATGGCACCAAGACCAAAGTCGCTGGCCGTAAACTGCGAGAAGTGGTCTCGCAGGTCTCGAAAGTTCTGCCATCAGTTGCTTCTGCCAATGACCGGGTggtacagctgatggcggagaattcgaGACTTCGAGCACAGCTCCAAGCTCGGCAACGGCCCGATGATGGAGCAGCGACGTCCTGGGTCGCTGGAGCCCCTCGGAGCTCCCGTCTCCCGGCGCTGACTGGTGATCAGTGGCCTGTGCTGCCACCACCGCGTGCGGCACAGGAGCgtccgcgtctcccgtcgccgcgctCTAGAGAGACGACCGCCGCCGAGCGGCAGCAAGCactcgcggggccacggatgctGGCTCCGCCAGAACCGAAGGCCTTCAGCCTGGACGAGGTCATCAaccgcaccgtccaggctgtagtaGAAAAGCTGGGCGGCAGGCTAGCGGCTCTCGAGGCGAGAGTGACTGCTTCGGCCGACGTTAGACAACCGGCGGTGTCGGGTGCTTTGGCCACCCGTTCCGCTCCCGTACGGGCTCCGGCCACCAGGTCGGGCCCGGGACGAGATCGAACCAAACAAGGGGGTGGCGCTAACGCGAAGCCTCCATCACAAGCACCCCAGTTCCGTCCGCTGCCTCCGCCCCCGTcaaacatggacgaggggtggaacgtggtggcccggcggggtgccaaaaaGGCTTCACTGGGAGCTCCCCAAATGGGTAGAGCGTTAGTGGCCATGGTGGCTCAGGCTgcaccccaacagggtcgagcaccTGTAGCCgtcaagaaaaagaaaaaaactaaaaaagggAAGAAGTCGCCGCGGGCGCCGCGATCAGCGGCAGTGGTTATAACTTTACTGCCTGCCGCTGAGGCCAAGGGCATGACATATAATaatgtgatggcccgggcgcgtgaAGCAATCAACCTGGACGAGATTGGGGCGGAGGAAGGCCTCCGCAGCAGgcagacggccaatggggccaagctgttagaatgtcccggtgccgatagtcccggcatcgcggagcgtctggcggcgaagctccgtatggtcttgcctgaggaggaggtgcgggtgcacaggccggtaaaaatggcggaattaagagtgaccggcctggacgactgcaccaccagggatgaggtgAGAGCAGCCATCGCTACCCAGGGCAACTGTGCACCGGAGAATGTGACcgtgg AGACGGCTGCCtccctggctgctcctccgcccgggggaCCGTCGGGGAATCCAggcaggctgcgcgtgggctggatggCGGCCCAT GTGcactag